In a single window of the Nocardiopsis composta genome:
- a CDS encoding DUF1015 domain-containing protein — protein MRRSTAGGTGTDALELAPLRGFRYAGPDARAFIDSGPFDLALALSPPYDQVGAEDYAQMTRVEPHNAARLTLPPSYQGAARTLRRWIDEGVLVRDRLPALYPYEQTTPDGLRQRGLIGALRLPPAGAAAVRPHEDTAEGPVRDRARLMAATRANLEPIMLLYRGAGGTASRTADAPAEAGDPPLVEAATSDGVLHRLWAVTDPAVHAAVAADLAERTALIADGHHRYAAYRRLQADHPAPGPWDHGLALLVDSDSSPPRIGAIHRVLRGLRAREAAHAAEPFARAEPLPPGPPEAAVQRLRTAAEHGPALIAADAEDRFLLHRFSPDALEAAAPDRSAEWRALPTAALERLLLPAWKTAEDTVELVHDDPAAALAAAGDPARPGTAVLLPPMRLEDVYRVTARGELTPRKSTSFGPKPRTGLVLRSLD, from the coding sequence GTGCGGAGATCGACGGCGGGCGGCACCGGGACGGACGCCCTGGAACTGGCCCCGCTGCGGGGGTTCCGCTACGCCGGCCCCGACGCGCGGGCCTTCATCGACTCCGGCCCCTTCGACCTCGCGCTGGCCCTCTCCCCGCCCTACGACCAGGTCGGCGCCGAGGACTACGCGCAGATGACCCGGGTCGAGCCGCACAACGCCGCCCGGCTCACCCTTCCCCCCAGCTACCAGGGGGCCGCGCGCACCCTGCGCCGCTGGATCGACGAGGGCGTCCTGGTCCGCGACCGGCTCCCCGCCCTCTACCCCTACGAGCAGACCACCCCGGACGGGCTGCGCCAGCGCGGCCTGATCGGCGCGCTGCGGCTGCCCCCGGCGGGAGCCGCCGCGGTCCGGCCGCACGAGGACACCGCCGAGGGACCGGTCCGGGACCGGGCCCGGCTGATGGCCGCCACCCGCGCCAACCTGGAACCCATCATGCTGCTGTACCGCGGCGCGGGCGGCACCGCCTCCCGAACCGCCGACGCGCCCGCCGAGGCCGGCGACCCGCCGCTGGTGGAGGCCGCCACCTCGGACGGGGTGCTGCACCGGCTATGGGCGGTGACCGACCCGGCGGTGCACGCCGCCGTCGCCGCCGACCTGGCCGAGCGCACCGCGCTCATCGCCGACGGGCACCACCGCTACGCCGCCTACCGCCGGCTCCAGGCCGACCACCCCGCCCCCGGCCCCTGGGACCACGGGCTGGCGCTGCTGGTGGACTCCGACTCCTCACCGCCCCGGATCGGCGCGATCCACCGGGTCCTGCGCGGCCTGCGCGCCCGCGAGGCCGCGCACGCCGCCGAACCGTTCGCCCGGGCCGAACCGCTGCCGCCCGGCCCGCCGGAGGCCGCCGTGCAGCGGCTGCGCACCGCCGCCGAGCACGGCCCCGCGCTGATCGCCGCCGACGCCGAGGACCGGTTCCTGCTGCACCGCTTCTCCCCCGATGCGCTGGAGGCCGCCGCACCGGACCGCTCCGCGGAATGGCGCGCCCTGCCCACCGCTGCCCTGGAGCGGCTGCTCCTCCCCGCCTGGAAGACCGCCGAGGACACCGTCGAGCTGGTGCACGACGACCCGGCCGCGGCGCTGGCCGCCGCCGGCGACCCGGCACGCCCCGGGACCGCCGTGCTGCTCCCCCCGATGCGGCTGGAGGACGTCTACCGGGTCACCGCCCGCGGTGAGCTCACCCCGCGAAAGTCCACCTCCTTCGGCCCCAAACCGCGCACCGGACTGGTGCTGCGCTCGCTCGACTGA
- a CDS encoding MBL fold metallo-hydrolase, with protein MDTSSAPEQGITALGDEVFAIDTRMAGYPGITSSYLIRTERPCVVEVGTAGSAEVLRDGLAALGIGPADLATIVVTHIHLDHAGGVGDVARMFPGAEIVVHERGARHLADPARLMRSARMVWGDKLDVLFGEMRPSDAGRIRAVGETGEVDLGAGRSLSAHYAPGHAKHHVGLVDSATGDLYVGDALGVYNPYTGDVRPATPPPDFDLDAALRTLDLFTGIDPRRLMFSHFGAVDPVGETIERAREELHAWVSAVREARATAGDLDHAVAMVRDQVTKRYRPLPPDAPAEAAEVMEVLSGVEGNHAGISHWLDRLEAEQREQAEAAREG; from the coding sequence GTGGACACGAGCAGCGCCCCCGAGCAGGGCATCACCGCACTGGGCGACGAGGTGTTCGCCATCGACACCCGGATGGCCGGCTACCCGGGCATCACCTCCAGCTACCTGATCCGCACCGAGCGGCCCTGCGTGGTGGAGGTCGGCACCGCCGGCTCGGCCGAGGTGCTCCGGGACGGCCTGGCCGCCCTCGGCATCGGCCCCGCCGACCTGGCCACCATCGTCGTCACCCACATCCACCTCGACCACGCCGGCGGCGTCGGCGACGTCGCCCGGATGTTCCCCGGGGCCGAGATCGTGGTGCACGAGCGCGGCGCCCGGCACCTCGCCGACCCCGCCCGGCTGATGCGCTCGGCCCGGATGGTCTGGGGCGACAAGCTGGACGTGCTCTTCGGCGAGATGCGCCCCTCCGACGCCGGCCGGATCCGCGCGGTGGGCGAGACCGGCGAGGTCGACCTGGGCGCCGGCCGCAGCCTCTCCGCGCACTACGCGCCCGGCCACGCCAAGCACCACGTCGGCCTGGTCGACTCGGCCACCGGCGACCTCTACGTCGGCGACGCCCTGGGCGTGTACAACCCCTACACCGGCGACGTCCGGCCGGCCACCCCGCCGCCCGACTTCGACCTGGACGCGGCCCTGCGCACCCTGGACCTGTTCACCGGGATCGACCCGCGGCGGCTGATGTTCTCCCACTTCGGTGCGGTCGACCCGGTCGGGGAGACGATCGAGCGCGCCCGCGAGGAGCTGCACGCCTGGGTGTCGGCGGTCCGCGAGGCCCGCGCCACCGCCGGCGACCTGGACCACGCCGTGGCCATGGTCCGCGACCAGGTGACCAAGCGGTACCGGCCGCTGCCGCCCGACGCCCCGGCCGAGGCCGCCGAGGTGATGGAGGTGCTGAGCGGCGTCGAGGGCAACCACGCCGGCATCTCGCACTGGCTGGACCGCCTCGAAGCCGAACAGCGCGAGCAGGCCGAGGCCGCCCGGGAGGGCTGA
- a CDS encoding GNAT family N-acetyltransferase: MDFAIRPLDAGTDIPAVAALRRRCFPYEITTEDHLRWSVRRTPERAQARWFAAEAGGRLIGYARAALTVSTGLPGQGGLALMVASEHRRNGVGGALADAAEAHLAEAGAEVIRGAGNESLAGPFAERRGYRARSSSSFQALDLACLPPVPPPPDGVELRPASAYVSDPRPVHAVDDAVSADEPGDVPMEPLPYRDWLETIWEDPRLDHELSLIAISGGEPIGIAAILSDGAKALKHSITGTVRAHRGRGIATYAKTAALHRARERGFTVSYTDNDTGNAPMLAINGKLGYRPHTTEAVYRRDL, encoded by the coding sequence ATGGACTTCGCCATCCGCCCTCTGGATGCCGGTACGGACATCCCGGCGGTCGCCGCGCTGCGACGGCGCTGCTTCCCCTACGAGATCACCACCGAGGACCACCTGCGCTGGTCGGTGCGGCGGACCCCGGAGCGGGCGCAGGCCCGCTGGTTCGCCGCCGAGGCCGGCGGCCGGCTCATCGGCTACGCGCGGGCCGCCCTGACGGTCTCCACCGGCCTGCCCGGCCAAGGCGGCCTGGCCCTCATGGTCGCTTCCGAGCACCGGCGCAACGGCGTGGGAGGCGCCCTCGCAGACGCGGCCGAAGCCCACCTGGCCGAGGCCGGAGCCGAGGTGATCCGCGGTGCCGGGAACGAGAGCCTGGCCGGGCCGTTCGCCGAGCGGCGCGGCTACCGGGCGCGCTCCAGCTCCTCCTTCCAGGCCCTGGACCTGGCCTGCCTGCCGCCGGTCCCGCCCCCGCCGGACGGGGTGGAGCTGCGGCCGGCCTCCGCCTACGTCAGCGACCCCCGCCCGGTGCACGCGGTGGACGATGCGGTCAGCGCGGACGAGCCCGGCGACGTGCCGATGGAGCCCCTGCCCTACCGGGACTGGCTGGAGACCATATGGGAGGACCCCCGTCTCGACCACGAGCTCTCCCTCATCGCCATCTCCGGCGGGGAGCCGATCGGCATCGCCGCGATCCTCTCCGACGGCGCGAAGGCCCTCAAGCACTCGATCACCGGCACCGTGCGCGCGCACCGCGGCCGCGGCATCGCCACATACGCGAAGACCGCGGCCCTGCACCGCGCCCGCGAGCGCGGGTTCACCGTCTCCTACACCGACAACGACACCGGGAACGCCCCGATGCTGGCGATCAACGGGAAGCTGGGCTACCGGCCGCACACCACCGAGGCCGTCTACCGCCGCGACCTCTGA
- a CDS encoding SCP2 sterol-binding domain-containing protein, giving the protein MPSVEECREAIDRVSGRIMEVDEADRRKHIVERSVSVAVKDLDTVFDMRLTKDGLQDVTSRATASPGDRAQVRITLASEDLVALAYDRLELTKAMFSGRVKIDASFGDLMRLRKLL; this is encoded by the coding sequence ATGCCCAGCGTTGAAGAGTGCCGCGAAGCCATCGACCGGGTCTCCGGCAGGATCATGGAGGTCGACGAGGCCGACCGCCGCAAGCACATCGTCGAGCGGAGCGTCAGCGTGGCCGTCAAGGACCTGGACACCGTCTTCGACATGCGGCTGACCAAGGACGGCCTGCAGGACGTGACCTCCCGCGCCACCGCCTCCCCCGGCGACCGCGCCCAGGTCCGGATCACCCTGGCCTCCGAGGACCTCGTCGCGCTCGCCTACGACCGGCTGGAGCTCACCAAGGCCATGTTCTCCGGCCGGGTCAAGATCGACGCCAGCTTCGGCGACCTGATGCGGCTGCGCAAACTGCTGTGA
- a CDS encoding NAD kinase: protein MTSPGPRSARSVLLLAHTGRRAAMRSAQLVHRSLTEAGLVVRMLESEADDLKRAGFELDPVERVRGPEAAEGAELVMVLGGDGTLLRAAEIARPAGAPLLGINLGHVGFLAEAEREDLGATVRSVVERRYIVEERMTLDVAVYNGGRSDGAPPVRTWALNEATLEKATARRMLDTVLEIDGRPLSRWGCDGVVCATPTGSTAHAFSAGGPIVWPEVEALLVVPISAHALFARPVVVSPESVIAFEIVPDTPEGVLWCDGRRMVELPAGARIEVTRGDVPVRLARLQRAPFTDRLVAKFGLPVAGWRGRAERDL, encoded by the coding sequence TTGACTTCTCCCGGCCCTCGGAGCGCGCGCAGCGTGCTCCTGCTCGCCCACACCGGGCGGCGGGCGGCCATGCGCAGCGCGCAGCTGGTGCACCGCAGCCTCACCGAGGCGGGGCTGGTGGTCCGGATGCTGGAGAGCGAGGCCGACGACCTCAAGCGCGCCGGGTTCGAGCTGGACCCGGTGGAGCGGGTGCGCGGCCCGGAGGCCGCCGAGGGCGCCGAGCTGGTGATGGTGCTCGGCGGCGACGGCACGCTGCTGCGCGCCGCGGAGATCGCCCGCCCGGCCGGCGCGCCGCTGCTCGGCATCAACCTGGGCCACGTCGGGTTCCTCGCCGAGGCGGAGCGGGAGGACCTCGGCGCCACGGTGCGCAGCGTGGTCGAGCGCCGCTACATCGTCGAGGAGCGGATGACGCTGGACGTGGCGGTGTACAACGGCGGGCGCTCCGACGGGGCCCCGCCGGTGCGCACCTGGGCGCTGAACGAGGCGACGCTGGAGAAGGCCACCGCCCGCCGGATGCTCGACACGGTGCTGGAGATCGACGGCCGGCCGCTGTCCCGCTGGGGCTGCGACGGTGTGGTGTGCGCCACGCCGACCGGGTCCACGGCGCACGCGTTCTCCGCCGGCGGGCCGATCGTGTGGCCGGAAGTGGAGGCGCTGCTGGTTGTGCCGATCAGTGCGCACGCCCTGTTCGCGCGGCCGGTGGTGGTCTCCCCGGAGTCGGTGATCGCGTTCGAGATCGTCCCGGACACCCCCGAAGGCGTGCTCTGGTGCGATGGACGCCGTATGGTCGAATTGCCCGCGGGGGCGCGCATCGAGGTGACGCGCGGAGACGTGCCGGTCCGACTGGCGCGCCTGCAGCGGGCGCCGTTCACCGATCGGCTGGTCGCCAAGTTCGGCCTGCCGGTCGCAGGGTGGCGGGGGCGCGCCGAGCGCGACCTGTGA
- a CDS encoding DUF6782 family putative metallopeptidase, which produces MATGAVEGARDFGCHFHICNPEDFRETWPSTRDSLWHTVTGPIGAAQDGWDAATANIRGDYNAGYEERSAGRVALIVGSSVFGAIGLGIRSVPDPDLPSGGVATHLTAVTREGRLGNVAGAERAAENAERLAEASEEQARKDPTQENLDQAERDRRDAGRARSEAKAAPAFELLLDTRVGRDLNAFLHRQGTEIEFVNDPDRRGHVLYDPHTDTIIMGEDFLDGDPVEAASRIAHEMTHARQTSEEGNADPTRMDRDTYIKRSLEREADSVVSEIQVYEELWEQGHDIPITEWETTYNNSYESYMEESEGSGMSREQAEENADIVARGELAGLIGAQYPSAGNIPYAEYYGNAWDQS; this is translated from the coding sequence ATGGCCACGGGCGCCGTCGAGGGGGCTCGCGATTTCGGCTGCCATTTCCACATCTGCAACCCCGAGGACTTCCGGGAGACGTGGCCGTCGACCAGGGACAGCCTCTGGCACACGGTCACCGGCCCCATCGGAGCGGCCCAGGACGGCTGGGACGCCGCCACGGCGAACATCCGCGGCGACTACAACGCCGGATACGAGGAGCGTTCCGCCGGCCGGGTCGCGCTCATCGTCGGGTCGTCGGTGTTCGGCGCCATCGGGCTGGGGATCCGGTCGGTGCCCGACCCCGATCTCCCGTCGGGCGGTGTCGCCACCCACCTCACCGCCGTCACCCGCGAAGGCCGCTTGGGGAACGTGGCCGGCGCCGAACGGGCCGCGGAGAACGCGGAACGGCTGGCCGAGGCGAGTGAGGAGCAGGCCCGGAAGGATCCGACGCAGGAGAACCTGGATCAAGCCGAACGGGACCGGCGCGACGCGGGGAGGGCCCGGTCGGAGGCCAAGGCCGCTCCCGCCTTCGAGCTGCTGCTGGACACCCGGGTCGGACGCGATCTCAACGCCTTCCTGCACCGCCAGGGGACGGAGATCGAATTCGTCAACGACCCGGACCGGAGGGGCCATGTCCTGTACGACCCCCATACGGACACCATCATCATGGGCGAGGACTTCCTCGATGGGGACCCGGTGGAGGCGGCCTCGCGAATCGCCCACGAGATGACCCACGCCCGGCAGACCTCAGAGGAAGGGAACGCCGATCCGACGCGCATGGATCGCGACACCTATATCAAGAGGTCCTTGGAAAGGGAGGCCGACTCGGTCGTCAGTGAAATCCAGGTCTATGAGGAGCTGTGGGAACAGGGGCATGATATTCCGATCACCGAATGGGAGACCACGTACAACAACTCCTATGAATCCTATATGGAAGAATCGGAGGGCTCCGGGATGAGTAGAGAGCAGGCCGAGGAGAACGCGGACATCGTCGCCAGAGGTGAATTGGCGGGCCTGATCGGCGCGCAGTACCCCTCCGCCGGAAACATTCCCTATGCGGAGTACTATGGAAATGCCTGGGACCAGAGTTGA
- a CDS encoding single-stranded DNA-binding protein — protein sequence MHTSTAAAGIAERPGHRNEVVLEGRVTAEPSVRELPSGDRLVTWRVTVARPGGERDAGRQTDSITCVSFRADIQDATRGWRIGDLVHVTGALRRRYRRSRGFAGGVVEVEASAVRVLGGPSGHRPPEPGGEGASPPGRP from the coding sequence ATGCACACGTCCACCGCAGCCGCCGGTATCGCAGAGCGCCCCGGCCACCGCAACGAGGTGGTCCTGGAAGGGCGGGTGACGGCCGAGCCGTCCGTCCGCGAGCTGCCCAGCGGCGACCGGCTGGTGACCTGGCGGGTGACGGTGGCCCGCCCGGGCGGGGAGCGGGATGCCGGCCGCCAGACCGACTCGATCACCTGTGTGAGCTTCCGGGCGGACATCCAGGACGCCACCCGGGGATGGCGGATCGGCGACCTGGTGCACGTCACCGGGGCGCTGCGCCGGCGGTACCGGCGGTCCCGGGGCTTCGCCGGCGGGGTGGTGGAGGTGGAGGCGTCGGCGGTGCGCGTGCTGGGCGGCCCGTCCGGCCACCGACCGCCGGAACCGGGCGGGGAGGGCGCCTCGCCGCCCGGCCGGCCGTAG
- the recN gene encoding DNA repair protein RecN produces MLEEVRIRGLGVIDDAVLELSPGFTAVTGETGAGKTMVVTGLGLLFGGRADPQRVRPGAGRALVEGRLAVPEDGRVAERVAEAGGELDDGVLIMNRSVSAEGRSRATLGGRSAPVSLLAYLADDLVAVHGQSDQQRLLRAERQRASLDRYAGPDLARALASYQAAYRRHREVEAELAEITERARERAQEADLLRFGLEEINAAEPVSGEDAELLAEDTRLSHADALRVAATTAHEALTGDPAAEVQVDAVGLLAAARQALSAVREHDQSLAAIADRLDEISYLLGDAATEIASYAESVEADPARLAAVQERRALLGQLCRKYGETVDDVLAWAENAAKRLAELDGDDDRGEALRAEQAELAETMEGLAAELTGLRAAAAERFGAAVTAELTELAMPHARVEVRVTSGEEFGPNGRDDIELLMAPHPGSPALPLHKGASGGELSRVMLAIEVVFAGADPVPTFVFDEVDAGVGGKAAVEIGRRLARLARNSQVIVVTHLPQVAAFADNHLVVRKSQEGTVTESGVTRLDRAARARELSRMLAGLEDSELGRAHAEELLSMAERDRVG; encoded by the coding sequence GTGCTCGAAGAAGTCCGCATCCGGGGTCTGGGCGTCATCGACGACGCGGTTCTGGAGCTTTCCCCCGGGTTCACCGCGGTCACCGGCGAGACCGGCGCGGGCAAGACCATGGTGGTGACCGGCCTGGGGCTGCTGTTCGGCGGCCGGGCCGACCCGCAGCGGGTCCGCCCGGGCGCGGGCCGCGCCCTGGTCGAAGGGCGGCTGGCCGTGCCCGAGGACGGCCGGGTGGCCGAGCGGGTGGCCGAGGCCGGCGGCGAGCTCGACGACGGCGTGCTGATCATGAACCGGTCGGTGTCGGCCGAGGGGCGGTCCCGGGCGACGCTGGGCGGCCGGTCGGCCCCGGTGAGCCTGCTCGCCTACCTCGCCGACGACCTGGTGGCCGTGCACGGCCAGTCCGACCAGCAGCGGCTGCTCCGCGCCGAGCGGCAGCGCGCCTCGCTGGACCGCTACGCCGGCCCGGACCTGGCCCGCGCGCTCGCCTCCTACCAGGCGGCCTACCGGCGGCACCGGGAGGTCGAGGCGGAGCTGGCCGAGATCACCGAGCGCGCCCGGGAGCGGGCCCAGGAGGCCGACCTGCTCCGGTTCGGCCTGGAGGAGATCAACGCCGCGGAGCCGGTGTCGGGGGAGGACGCCGAGCTGCTCGCCGAGGACACCCGGCTCTCGCACGCCGACGCACTGCGGGTGGCCGCGACCACCGCGCACGAGGCGCTGACCGGCGACCCGGCCGCGGAGGTGCAGGTCGACGCGGTGGGGCTGCTGGCGGCCGCGCGGCAGGCGCTGTCGGCGGTGCGCGAGCACGACCAGTCGCTGGCCGCGATCGCCGACCGGCTGGACGAGATCTCCTACCTGCTGGGCGACGCGGCGACCGAGATCGCCTCGTACGCGGAGTCGGTGGAGGCCGACCCGGCCAGGCTGGCGGCGGTCCAGGAGCGCCGGGCGCTGCTCGGTCAGCTGTGCCGCAAGTACGGCGAAACCGTGGACGACGTGCTGGCCTGGGCGGAGAACGCGGCCAAGCGGCTGGCGGAGCTGGACGGCGACGACGACCGGGGCGAGGCGCTCCGCGCCGAGCAGGCCGAGCTGGCCGAGACGATGGAGGGGCTCGCCGCGGAGCTGACCGGGCTGCGCGCCGCCGCCGCCGAGCGGTTCGGCGCCGCGGTCACCGCGGAGCTCACCGAGCTGGCCATGCCGCACGCCCGGGTGGAGGTGCGGGTCACCAGCGGCGAGGAGTTCGGCCCCAACGGCCGGGACGACATCGAGCTGCTGATGGCGCCGCACCCGGGGTCGCCGGCGCTGCCGCTGCACAAGGGCGCCTCCGGCGGTGAGCTGTCCCGGGTGATGCTGGCCATCGAGGTGGTCTTCGCCGGCGCGGACCCGGTGCCCACCTTCGTCTTCGACGAGGTGGACGCGGGCGTGGGCGGCAAGGCGGCGGTGGAGATCGGCCGCCGGCTGGCCCGGCTGGCGCGCAACTCCCAGGTCATCGTGGTGACCCACCTGCCGCAGGTGGCGGCGTTCGCCGACAACCACCTGGTGGTGCGCAAGTCCCAGGAGGGCACGGTGACCGAGAGCGGGGTGACCCGGCTGGACCGGGCGGCCCGGGCCCGGGAGCTGTCCCGGATGCTGGCCGGCCTGGAGGACTCCGAACTGGGCCGGGCGCACGCCGAGGAGCTGCTCTCCATGGCCGAACGCGACCGGGTCGGATGA
- the steA gene encoding putative cytokinetic ring protein SteA has protein sequence MKVPEALGARLVRFRRPKGDGPSGMAAPVRADRRTKNLTKRLRPGNIAVIDHVDLDRVSAEALVGCGAAAVLNVATSISGRYPNLGPQLLVEAGIPLVDEVDPEVFARVREGEVLRLDGGTLFRGDRVVATGAVQDEESVARAMEAARAGLSVQLEAFAANTMEYLKRERALLLDGVGVPRISTPIEGRHALIVVRGYHYREDIAALRSYIREYRPVMIGVDGGADALVEAGYRPDIIVGDFDSVSDRVLACQAELVVHAYRDGRAPGLKRLTDLGYDPVVFPATGTSEDVAMMLADDAGAALIVAVGTHATLEEFLDKGRAGMASTFLTRLRVGGKLVDAKGVSRLYRSRISPWSLLALVAASMITVLAALWSSPAGQVFLTGVAARWDTFLYWLTGLFT, from the coding sequence ATGAAGGTCCCGGAGGCGCTCGGCGCCAGACTCGTCCGGTTCCGCCGCCCCAAGGGCGACGGGCCGTCCGGCATGGCCGCGCCGGTCCGCGCGGACCGGCGCACCAAGAACCTCACCAAGCGGCTCAGACCCGGCAACATCGCGGTCATCGACCACGTCGACCTGGACCGGGTCAGCGCCGAGGCGCTGGTCGGCTGCGGCGCGGCGGCGGTGCTCAACGTAGCCACCAGCATCAGCGGGCGCTACCCCAACCTCGGCCCGCAGCTGCTGGTGGAGGCGGGCATCCCGCTGGTCGACGAGGTCGACCCGGAGGTCTTCGCACGGGTGCGCGAGGGCGAGGTGCTGCGGCTGGACGGCGGCACCCTGTTCCGCGGCGACCGGGTGGTGGCCACCGGCGCGGTGCAGGACGAGGAGTCCGTGGCCCGGGCGATGGAGGCGGCGCGCGCCGGGCTGTCGGTGCAGCTGGAGGCGTTCGCCGCGAACACCATGGAGTACCTCAAGCGGGAGCGCGCGCTGCTGCTGGACGGGGTGGGGGTGCCGCGGATCTCCACCCCGATCGAGGGCCGGCACGCGCTGATCGTGGTGCGCGGCTACCACTACCGGGAGGACATCGCGGCGCTGCGCTCCTACATCCGGGAGTACCGGCCGGTGATGATCGGCGTGGACGGCGGCGCGGACGCCCTGGTGGAGGCCGGGTACCGGCCGGACATCATCGTCGGCGACTTCGACTCGGTCTCCGACCGGGTGCTGGCCTGCCAGGCCGAGCTGGTGGTGCACGCCTACCGGGACGGCCGCGCCCCCGGCCTCAAGCGCCTCACCGACCTGGGCTACGACCCGGTGGTCTTTCCCGCGACCGGGACCAGCGAGGACGTAGCGATGATGCTGGCCGACGACGCCGGAGCCGCGCTCATCGTCGCCGTCGGCACCCACGCCACCCTGGAGGAGTTCCTCGACAAGGGGCGGGCCGGCATGGCCAGCACCTTCCTCACCCGGCTGCGGGTGGGCGGCAAGCTGGTGGACGCCAAGGGCGTGAGCCGGCTCTACCGCAGCCGCATCTCGCCCTGGTCGCTGCTGGCGCTGGTGGCGGCCTCGATGATCACCGTCCTGGCCGCGCTGTGGAGCTCCCCGGCCGGCCAGGTCTTCCTCACCGGCGTCGCGGCGCGCTGGGACACGTTCCTCTACTGGCTGACGGGGTTGTTCACGTGA
- a CDS encoding TlyA family RNA methyltransferase, protein MAKRSRLDAELVRRGLARSRGHAAELIDGGHVTVAGMAAGKAATQVGADQPIVVKTPDDSPAYVSRGAHKLIGALDAFGIDPDGRVCLDAGASTGGFTDVLLRRGAVKVYAVDVGYGQLAWSLRSDERVDVRERCNVRELAPSDLGGPAPTLIVGDLSFISLALVLPPLAACADPEADFALMVKPQFEVGRDRVGAGGVVRDPELRAEAVRSVAGAAAELGLGTKGVAASPLPGPSGNVEYFLWLHAGEPPLREEALARAIAEGPR, encoded by the coding sequence ATGGCCAAACGCAGTCGGCTCGACGCCGAACTCGTCCGACGCGGACTCGCGCGCTCGCGCGGGCACGCCGCGGAGCTGATCGACGGCGGGCACGTCACCGTCGCGGGGATGGCCGCCGGCAAGGCGGCGACCCAGGTCGGCGCGGACCAGCCGATCGTGGTGAAGACCCCGGACGACTCCCCGGCGTACGTCTCGCGGGGCGCGCACAAGCTCATCGGCGCGCTGGACGCCTTCGGGATCGACCCCGACGGGCGGGTCTGCCTGGACGCCGGCGCCTCCACCGGGGGCTTCACCGACGTGCTGCTGCGCCGGGGCGCCGTGAAGGTGTACGCGGTCGACGTCGGCTACGGCCAGCTCGCCTGGTCGCTGCGGAGCGACGAGCGGGTGGACGTGCGGGAGCGGTGCAACGTGCGCGAGCTCGCCCCGTCCGACCTCGGCGGGCCGGCGCCGACCCTGATCGTCGGCGACCTGTCGTTCATCTCCCTGGCCCTGGTGCTGCCCCCGCTGGCCGCCTGCGCCGACCCCGAGGCGGACTTCGCGCTCATGGTCAAGCCCCAGTTCGAGGTGGGCCGGGACCGGGTCGGCGCGGGCGGCGTGGTGCGCGACCCCGAGCTGCGCGCCGAGGCGGTCCGCTCGGTGGCCGGTGCCGCCGCGGAGCTGGGGCTGGGTACCAAGGGGGTGGCAGCGAGCCCGCTGCCCGGGCCCTCCGGCAACGTCGAGTACTTCCTGTGGCTGCACGCCGGCGAGCCGCCGCTGCGCGAGGAGGCGCTGGCGCGCGCGATCGCCGAGGGCCCCCGCTGA
- a CDS encoding HAD-IIA family hydrolase, whose protein sequence is MTLQTAARPLNALYDTALLDLDGVVYVGARAVPAAPEAVAKARASGMGVAFVTNNASRTPSSIAERLTALGVEATARDVVTSAEAAARLLAERFPAGSPVLVVGDTGLRLALIRRGLRPVTLAADGPVAVVQGHTPRLSHDLVSQGALAVARGALFVAANNDATAPVEDGIIPGNGSFARVIAHATGVEPVVAGKPMKPLHDEGVLRTGAENPLVVGDRLDTDVQGAVARGAASMLVLSGVTGPHELVAAPEGLRPDYIAWDLAGLNEAHPEPRGWRASVRDGRVELAGSGDRLHGLRAVCSAAWRQDGPVDAEAALARLGW, encoded by the coding sequence ATGACCCTGCAGACCGCCGCCCGGCCGCTGAACGCCCTGTACGACACCGCCCTGCTCGACCTGGACGGGGTGGTCTACGTCGGGGCGCGCGCCGTCCCCGCCGCCCCGGAGGCGGTGGCCAAGGCCCGCGCCTCCGGGATGGGCGTCGCCTTCGTCACCAACAACGCCTCGCGCACCCCGTCCTCCATCGCCGAACGCCTCACCGCCCTGGGCGTCGAGGCCACCGCCCGGGACGTGGTGACCTCCGCCGAGGCCGCCGCCCGGCTGCTGGCCGAGCGGTTCCCGGCCGGCTCGCCGGTGCTCGTCGTCGGCGACACCGGGCTGCGCCTGGCGCTGATCCGGCGCGGCCTGCGCCCGGTCACCCTGGCCGCCGACGGACCGGTCGCCGTGGTGCAGGGGCACACCCCGCGGCTCAGCCACGACCTCGTCTCCCAGGGGGCCCTCGCGGTGGCCCGCGGCGCGCTGTTCGTGGCCGCCAACAACGACGCCACCGCCCCCGTCGAGGACGGGATCATCCCGGGCAACGGCTCGTTCGCCCGGGTGATCGCGCACGCCACCGGGGTGGAGCCGGTGGTCGCCGGAAAGCCGATGAAGCCGCTGCACGACGAGGGCGTGCTGCGCACCGGCGCCGAGAACCCGCTGGTGGTCGGCGACCGGCTGGACACCGACGTCCAGGGCGCGGTGGCGCGCGGCGCCGCGAGCATGCTGGTGCTGTCCGGGGTCACCGGACCGCACGAACTGGTCGCCGCCCCCGAAGGGCTGCGCCCCGACTACATCGCCTGGGACCTGGCCGGGCTGAACGAGGCCCACCCCGAACCGCGGGGATGGCGCGCATCGGTCCGCGACGGCCGGGTGGAGCTCGCCGGCTCCGGCGACCGGCTGCACGGCCTGCGCGCCGTCTGCTCGGCCGCCTGGCGGCAGGACGGCCCGGTCGACGCCGAGGCCGCCCTCGCCCGGCTCGGCTGGTGA